Proteins encoded in a region of the Triticum dicoccoides isolate Atlit2015 ecotype Zavitan chromosome 3A, WEW_v2.0, whole genome shotgun sequence genome:
- the LOC119269043 gene encoding interactor of constitutive active ROPs 1-like, with protein MPRSRGSELPQRASPRAPLHLKTTASSEANGAHHRLLVDRSSPKVADRHSPRSPLPEKKRAGTRVAELETKLGKVQDELKKLREQLVSAEAAKKDAQVALEEAKKHVGAKGSPKPPASPPSPAPLPVQDEKKTEEVKIVEEPAAEEAEEEEGSINSPATDVFEVVPTESGDKENQSALVAEDSEEVSCGDKAALADAEEDVEVEETKTMIEEDKKDSAAAIEGGEKENPEVVELKAQLIAKEMEVAVLTADNAELKKQADEAAAAVKRADEEAVAKAFLIEQELKENAAREARMGEQLRASEAAREALDAEMRRLRVQTEQWRKAAEAAAAVIGGDAHLVGHHGLAGNGSNGWGSPATMPDDGDDEGFGSKRKGAGIRMLGDLWKKKGSK; from the exons ATGCCGAGATCCAG GGGGTCCGAGCTGCCGCAGCGggcgtcgccgcgcgcgccgctgcACCTCAAGACCACCGCCTCCTCCGAGGCCAATGGCGCGCACCACCGCCTCCTCGTCGACCGCAGCAGCCCCAAGGTCGCCGACCGCCACTCGCCCCGCAGCCCGCTGCCCGAG AAGAAGCGCGCGGGCACTCGGGTGGCGGAGCTGGAGACCAAGCTGGGGAAGGTGCAGGACGAGCTCAAGAAGCTGCGGGAGCAGCTCGTCTCCgcggaggccgccaagaaggacgcGCAGGTCGCGCTCGAGGAGGCCAAGAAGCACGTCGGCGCCAAGGGGAGCCCCAAGCCGCCGGCGTCTCCTCCCTCCCCCGCCCCTCTACCGGTCCAAGACGAGAAGAAAACCGAGGAGGTGAAGATCGTTGAAGAACCGGCGGCCGaggaagcggaggaggaggagggcagcATAAACTCCCCGGCGACCGATGTGTTCGAGGTCGTCCCGACCGAGTCGGGCGACAAGGAGAACCAGAGCGCGCTCGTCGCCGAGGACAGCGAGGAGGTGAGCTGTGGAGACAAGGCGGCACTGGCCGATGCCGAGGAGGATGTGGAAGTGGAGGAGACCAAGACCATGATTGAGGAGGACAAGAAGGACTCCGCGGCCGCCATTGAAGGCGGCGAAAAGGAGAACCCGGAGGTCGTGGAGCTCAAGGCCCAGCTGATTGCCAAGGAGATGGAAGTCGCCGTGCTCACGGCCGACAATGCGGAGCTCAAGAAGCAGGCCGACGAGGCCGCGGCGGCGGTCAAGAGGGCTGACGAGGAggctgtggccaaggctttcctcaTCGAGCAGGAGCTCAAGGAGAACGCGGCGCGGGAGGCCCGGATGGGCGAGCAGCTGAGGGCGTCCGAGGCCGCGCGCGAGGCGCTGGACGCCGAGATGCGGCGCCTGCGCGTGCAGACCGAGCAGTGGCGCAAGGCGGCCGAGGCGGCCGCCGCGGTGATCGGCGGGGACGCGCACCTCGTCGGTCACCATGGCCTCGCCGGCAATGGAAGCAACGGGTGGGGGTCCCCGGCGACGATGccggacgacggcgacgacgaggggTTCGGCAGCAAGCGGAAGGGCGCCGGCATCCGGATGCTCGGTGACCTGTGGAAGAAGAAGGGCAGCAAGTGA